In Carassius auratus strain Wakin chromosome 12, ASM336829v1, whole genome shotgun sequence, the sequence ttaattattgactttttttttcagcttatcTTATTATTTAGTTGctctttctttgtttgtttccTCAGTTTATCCGCGTTGGCAAACTTGTAACACGAGAGCTCTGTGTTTACTCGCTAGACTTCATAATAACGCGTTGTTGGGAGACAGGGACTCCTCTAACTCGTTTTGTTTCAACTTCTGTAACTCCGTTACAGACGGTGTTTTTGCGTTATGTGTCACAAACTTTGATATGATATccacatatatgtatattacaaattaaagtaGTTTTTGAAACCCATAGACTCATTGTCAAGTACAAGAATGTCTGTTGTGACAAATATACCACACTAGTGATTTATAAGCTGTAACATCAGTTGAAAACCTTGATTTTAGGTTTTGTGAATGAATTACATGCTCAAAATAATATGCCACACATTTTAAATCTCTTATTCCAAATATATTGGACAACATGTACAATTTTAACCGCACAGAgcaaataaaatgcaacaaaaaccgAAACGCATAAAGCATGGGTTTGtcttgtcatatttatttttaaatttgtatacaTATTTACCTATATTCAGTTCATTCAGTATCATCATTAACGATGATAATTTCAATATCATTTAACAGTCACTCTGCCACTTACCAAagtgtacttttatttatttttttatcatgtatataTTCAAACATACATACTGCCCTATAGCTTATGCCACCTCAGGAGGCTGATAGTCATGTACAATAGTGTTTTAATTCCTGTATTTCATTGCTAATTACTGGTTAAACTAATGGTGATGAATCTTAAACTTATTTGACATCCATGCTTTTTATTGTTACTTAAATTCTTATTGTTTTCTTTCAGGAAAAAGTCCCAAGTTCAAATGCAATCTATCTCCACAATATGCTGGAAAAGAGGAATGTCGGGGTCCCATTTGCTGCTTCCAATACCAACAGCAACCGTTCTTTAGGTTATTTCAGGAGTAACTCATCAAACCACATGGACTTCAACATGAGCAACAGGCTGCAGATCGGTTTCGAGAGCTCAACACCTGCCTTCATGAATAAAGAAAACAAGTACAGAGACCGTGCGTTCAGTGACGCAGGGGAACGCAGTCAACAGCTTCAGGAAATCCTTCAACAAAAGCCCGGCTCTCAGATCAACTCAACCCGCTACAAAACTGAACTTTGCAGGCCTTTTGAGGAAAACGGTTCGTGCAAGTACGGGGAAAAGTGTCAGTTCGCTCACGGCTATCACGAACTGAGAAACTTGTCCCGCCACCCGAAGTACAAGACAGAGCCATGTCGCACATTCCACACTATTGGTTTCTGCCCATACGGCCCTCGCTGTCACTTCATTCACAACGCAGATGAACGCAGAGCTGCTACGGGTAACGCTCAGCCGAGGCTCAGCAGGGAGATTGGTGTCCTGGAAGAGAAGGAGTCATCAAACCTGTTCCTGAGACCGAGGGAAAGACCGAAGCTGCACCACAGCCTGAGCTTTTCTGGCTTCTCCAGCTCCTTCAGCAACGAGTCTGCTTTGATTGACAACCCAACATCACGTACGCCCCCGCCACCCACCTGCACACTCACTCCCAGCTCACCCTGTCTGAATGCGTTCACGTTCCCCGATCAGGATCTTAAGGCTCTCCTTGCCCCAATCATCCCTCAAACCCATAGTGCTTTTAATCATCTGACCAGCAGTGGTTTGTACAGTAACATCCAGACCAACGCTAGCCCCCCATCACCACCTTTCAAAATGAGCCACTTGCCCTCCATGCATCCGCTCTCCGAGTCTCCAGTGTTCGATTCTCCACCAAGCCCGCCGGATTCCCTCTCCGATCCCGAAGGGTACCTGAGCGGCTCTTGCTGTTCCTCTGGCACAATCAGCGGCTCGGAGTCACCCAGTATGGACGCAAATAGACGTTTGCCAATCTTCAGCAGGCTGTCGATTTCAGATGATTGACTTGCTATTATTGTTATAGCCTTTTATCCAAGTAGTGCCAACATGAGTTTCAGGTGTTTGTCTCATGATTGAGATCTGATTATAtttcttctttctcatttttctttACCAAAATGATGGCTCCAACAGTCTAGAAAAAGGCCTACGTAGAAGTAACTATCTTGGGAAAACATTCCATAAGTTTGGAAGCGGTGCGAGCGCACAAGAACTGGGACTCATAAGTTTGTCATGGAATGtcactgcatattttttttttttttaagctgtgtgGTATCATTGCATTTTGCATCATGCTTTGAAAtctatttaacttatttattgtCATGTGAAAGTATAGCCTTCAAGGATAAATTGAGTCCATATGGTATTTATCAAATCTAAAGCAATACACTTGTATTCCTGTTGAAATTGTGATCGCCAATATTAATCTGGAAACTGTTGGGTTCGTctcacaataatatatttttgttaactcgtttattttactgtaaataggTAAATAATTTAAGATTGTAtgctatttatttcaattttgtttactgtgtgtgtatatattaaaaaagtggGAGCATCTGATGAGGTCACGCTGTGATTTCTTGTGCAGGAGGGAGGGAAGCGTCAGAGGATCTATGGGCATTTGTAGAATGTAGCCTATCTTATGTCTTTATGGCCTTAACTAACAAACTGGCTTCACACCTAcgaatatgactttttttttttttaccaacattAACGCCAACCAAAAAAAGTGTCCATTTGCACACAGTTGCGCAACGATTGCAGTCTAGTGCCAGACAATGTAGCCCTCTCCTATCTAGAGGTTAATAACTAGCTAATATGTGCCTGCTGGGGTTGAAGATCCCACATAGTTTAACCTAATAAAGCAGTTGCTGTGGTGTATATCTAAAGCCAATCGAATTGAATGTAGCTCATAGATCaagatgcctttttttttatggTGACTGAGATGCTATTTCCTTgtttatttttctacttttagAACATTTCAACGCACCATTCCTAATGAAAGCTACTCTGCCTTTCAACTGTGCTTCTGTAGACATGCTGACTGGGGATATTAAGTTTTGTAGTTGGTTAATAACTATTACTTTAACTTTTTAGATGAAGTAAAGCAACACTGAATGTAATAAACGAACGTCAGCTGTAGCTGGAGTATGTATACAAAGTGTGCAGAGAAAACTTGTActgtatgttgtttatatatatatatacatattctatAGAACTTCTAATAAAGGCATTTTTGAACAAGATCTGGATGTTTGGAAGGGTTTTTATTCCACAGTGGATATAAGAGTTGCTCAATGCTCAGTACAGGGCTTATTCATGAGGCATCCTGTAAATTATTTTCTACTCCATTCTAGTCCGTTTTCCCATCTTCCTGCTTTTCTTTCAGGGAAAAATAGCGACTTCAATGTCCTAGCGTTTGGTCTCCTCTCCTAACAGAATGTTTTGTAGAGGCCTGCTTTGTATGAATGGCAGAACATGAAGTATGGTGGGGGGAGTTGTGGCCTTCCACCGCAATCTCTGAAAGGTagtttattgcaaaaaaaattatttatacagaTGTGTTCAGTATCATATATAAGCAGCCTACAGAGTCCTCTGCAGTTGAAATTCTCAGTGCTTATCGTAAGAAATGTAATTAGGAAAACACAGGCAGACATGTGTATCAGTGTTAAGGGTCTGCTCGTGAAGATAAGGTGCTTTGCAAATATTTACATACTAAGAACTTCTTAGACAACTCTGTTTAACTTGGAGTGTTCAAAATGTATGGCCTGTCACAAGCATATGTATGAAAAGGTTGATAAACGGTCAA encodes:
- the zfp36l2 gene encoding mRNA decay activator protein ZFP36L2 encodes the protein MSASVLSSIFDFDGEKVPSSNAIYLHNMLEKRNVGVPFAASNTNSNRSLGYFRSNSSNHMDFNMSNRLQIGFESSTPAFMNKENKYRDRAFSDAGERSQQLQEILQQKPGSQINSTRYKTELCRPFEENGSCKYGEKCQFAHGYHELRNLSRHPKYKTEPCRTFHTIGFCPYGPRCHFIHNADERRAATGNAQPRLSREIGVLEEKESSNLFLRPRERPKLHHSLSFSGFSSSFSNESALIDNPTSRTPPPPTCTLTPSSPCLNAFTFPDQDLKALLAPIIPQTHSAFNHLTSSGLYSNIQTNASPPSPPFKMSHLPSMHPLSESPVFDSPPSPPDSLSDPEGYLSGSCCSSGTISGSESPSMDANRRLPIFSRLSISDD